In Rubripirellula tenax, the following are encoded in one genomic region:
- a CDS encoding NAD-dependent epimerase/dehydratase family protein, which translates to MSAKNCLITGGAGFIGSHLAENLLASGHKVIVVDDLSTGRATNLAAVIDHENLEYIEGTVEDEDLVAEVVDRADRVYHLAAAVGVALIAAQPIQTIERNIYPTQLILNRLGERAVKGDLVPCFIASTSEVYGKNPKEVWTEEDDLVFGATTKPRWSYGVSKAIDEFLALAFYKEKALPAVVGRFFNVVGPRQTGAYGMVLPRFVDAALRGESLVVHDDGKQIRCFAHVDDVVGAVAKLVDTPEAAGRVYNIGSDVPISILQLAERVIARVNPKATIDFQSYSEAYDDSFEDIRRRVPDLTRISNTIGYKPTHHLDAIIDSVAAFQRKQLGGQ; encoded by the coding sequence GTGTCTGCGAAAAATTGTCTTATCACTGGCGGCGCCGGCTTCATTGGTTCCCATCTTGCCGAAAATTTGCTTGCGTCGGGGCACAAGGTCATCGTCGTTGATGACCTTTCGACCGGACGCGCAACGAATCTCGCAGCGGTGATCGATCATGAAAATCTTGAGTACATCGAGGGCACCGTCGAGGACGAGGACTTGGTGGCCGAAGTGGTCGATCGAGCTGACCGCGTGTACCACTTGGCCGCAGCCGTCGGCGTTGCGTTGATCGCGGCCCAGCCGATTCAGACGATCGAGCGAAACATCTACCCGACGCAACTGATTCTCAATCGCCTCGGCGAACGCGCCGTCAAGGGCGACCTTGTCCCCTGTTTCATCGCCAGCACGAGCGAAGTGTACGGAAAGAATCCCAAAGAAGTTTGGACCGAGGAAGACGACCTGGTTTTCGGCGCCACGACGAAACCTCGCTGGAGCTACGGCGTATCGAAGGCGATCGACGAGTTCTTGGCGCTGGCGTTCTATAAAGAGAAAGCGCTACCCGCCGTCGTCGGCCGTTTCTTCAACGTCGTCGGTCCACGGCAAACGGGCGCCTACGGCATGGTCCTCCCTCGATTCGTCGACGCCGCCCTGCGTGGCGAATCCCTTGTCGTTCATGATGACGGAAAGCAAATCCGATGCTTCGCCCACGTTGATGACGTCGTCGGCGCGGTCGCCAAGTTGGTGGACACCCCCGAAGCCGCGGGTCGCGTCTACAACATCGGCAGCGACGTGCCGATTTCGATTCTGCAACTCGCCGAGCGGGTCATCGCACGCGTCAACCCAAAGGCGACGATCGACTTTCAATCGTACTCCGAAGCGTACGACGATTCATTCGAAGACATTCGCCGTCGCGTACCCGACCTGACGCGCATCAGCAACACGATCGGCTACAAGCCAACCCATCACCTGGATGCGATCATCGATTCGGTGGCAGCGTTTCAACGCAAACAACTCGGCGGACAATAA
- a CDS encoding tyrosine-type recombinase/integrase — MATKNATIHRYISGQPYRLAAGRDAPCGPVVDHLTDHLAVIALDIEKPSAMHFMQRMHQEMKIRFYTRRTVKSYLASVRSLLRWFGRAPHLLAREHVRRYLEYLVDAGQSASSISVALSAIRTTWDKMCFRDVTLGLATPRRPRQRFVVCSREEVCTLLAAAPSRRDKLLIGLMYGAGLRVSEVTRLRWCDIDADRQQIFVQQGKGNADRHVQLPIQYRDLLTPSAADTISPSGTNRKSPTPSVQGADFIFRTESGHRSQSNRHLSPRTVQRILQRACRVGGLKKQITPHSLRHAFATHSFEQGCDIRRIQKVLGHVRLETTTLYVHVAKEQTNFPSPLDQLHHRQPNNATTESSQPRSQTTTKATVGRLRLHHRRDPSTGDATYRAEHRTQFTIELIRGNRREFLTGIVAHTPRPGLVTIEIPPIEQWKPIANRLGQAVVSRIQEAEFYEIIQQLITRRMLCLSSIPSSQTAVATPAHPTNPATKHSPP, encoded by the coding sequence ATGGCGACGAAAAACGCAACGATTCATCGATACATTTCTGGGCAACCCTATCGTTTGGCCGCCGGGCGTGACGCGCCCTGCGGGCCGGTCGTCGATCACCTGACCGACCATCTTGCGGTGATCGCGTTGGACATTGAAAAACCGTCCGCGATGCATTTCATGCAACGCATGCACCAAGAAATGAAAATTCGGTTCTACACTCGGCGTACGGTCAAGTCCTATCTAGCAAGTGTAAGATCCCTTCTGCGATGGTTTGGACGCGCGCCTCACTTGCTTGCTCGCGAGCATGTGAGGCGTTACCTGGAATACCTAGTCGATGCTGGTCAGAGCGCGTCATCGATATCGGTTGCGCTCTCAGCGATACGTACGACTTGGGACAAGATGTGCTTCCGAGACGTTACGCTAGGTCTCGCAACCCCGCGGCGTCCACGACAACGATTCGTCGTATGCAGTCGCGAAGAAGTCTGTACACTGCTGGCCGCCGCCCCGTCGCGGCGAGACAAGTTGCTGATCGGATTGATGTATGGCGCCGGTCTGCGAGTGAGCGAGGTGACGCGGTTGCGATGGTGCGACATCGATGCTGATAGGCAACAGATTTTTGTCCAACAAGGCAAGGGAAACGCTGACCGGCACGTCCAGCTTCCGATTCAATACCGCGATTTGTTGACTCCATCGGCGGCCGACACGATTTCACCCAGTGGCACCAACAGGAAGTCGCCGACGCCAAGCGTGCAAGGAGCCGACTTCATCTTTCGCACCGAGTCCGGTCATCGTAGCCAATCGAATCGGCACCTTTCGCCTCGCACGGTTCAGCGCATCCTGCAACGAGCTTGCCGGGTCGGAGGACTCAAAAAGCAGATCACCCCACACTCGCTACGCCACGCTTTCGCCACACACTCTTTTGAACAAGGATGCGATATACGCCGCATCCAAAAGGTGCTTGGTCACGTGCGTTTAGAAACAACAACTCTATATGTGCATGTCGCCAAAGAACAAACAAATTTCCCCAGCCCGCTGGACCAACTTCATCATCGCCAACCCAATAATGCAACCACAGAATCATCGCAGCCAAGATCGCAAACGACGACAAAGGCAACGGTAGGACGCCTCAGGCTGCACCACCGCCGTGACCCAAGCACGGGCGACGCAACCTATCGCGCCGAGCATCGAACGCAATTTACGATCGAGCTCATCCGCGGCAATCGCCGCGAATTCTTGACCGGCATTGTCGCACATACTCCCAGACCAGGCCTCGTCACGATCGAGATCCCACCGATTGAACAATGGAAACCAATCGCGAACCGGCTTGGCCAAGCCGTTGTATCAAGAATCCAGGAAGCCGAATTTTATGAGATCATCCAGCAATTGATTACCCGCCGCATGCTGTGCCTTTCCAGCATCCCAAGCTCTCAAACCGCAGTCGCAACGCCGGCCCACCCAACGAACCCCGCGACGAAGCACTCTCCGCCCTAA
- a CDS encoding ExbD/TolR family protein: MAVEIKRSNIASTLSLTPLIDVVFLLLIFFLVTSEFEDEERRLNIVLPSATSAVPMTGKPREVIIDVDAEGVIYLGGEVTSLEGLQGLLERAVASNPTNQTVVIRADRETAFQPVVSVMDICNRTGVTDYSVTTQEGPGA; this comes from the coding sequence ATGGCCGTTGAAATCAAACGTTCCAATATCGCTAGCACGTTGAGTTTGACGCCGCTCATCGATGTCGTTTTCTTGCTGCTGATCTTCTTCTTGGTGACCAGCGAGTTTGAAGACGAGGAGCGACGCTTGAACATCGTGCTGCCATCGGCAACCAGCGCAGTACCGATGACGGGCAAGCCGCGTGAAGTAATCATCGACGTCGATGCCGAAGGAGTGATTTATCTTGGCGGCGAAGTCACGTCGCTGGAGGGTTTGCAGGGACTGCTTGAACGCGCGGTTGCCAGCAATCCGACCAATCAAACGGTCGTGATCCGTGCCGATCGCGAAACGGCATTCCAGCCCGTGGTCAGCGTGATGGACATCTGCAATCGAACCGGCGTCACCGACTATAGCGTTACAACCCAAGAAGGGCCGGGCGCGTGA
- a CDS encoding prenyltransferase/squalene oxidase repeat-containing protein produces the protein MTTVTQASDAPTERMWPLDLSIAALATLVLYLVLSQFSFDDQRWQYNAWTYVIAVPLVALVLDLFVRGIASNYVHKSIQLGFLFSVLVHLMLLTLAVNVIIFSRYFPDAFTGVKPERSPVRRTVPEYLFKTSETRSTQPDWSKPTETETASPVIPQQQRQLPPVEHTAPLLEMPNLKDPVQRPIQKHLVEREKPAESLPQPSDSPAKLARRSITAPENVDVAAASPVVPDVPMAAEVDSASVDRPVDNPTRRSPTKVTRQIPSPAMLPDTSKPNSVNAPALAGARQRSEALPRVGDSGVMRQRRDRSEMRRPTPAGSAPAPPTVAVAKLVDAADRMISPVESPLSRQGEAVGAQLTLGETPSVASTSSSENDLAGQRRTGNDLAVAAGGPNVTAGNAMRASGASRLSGPATGFSPAGVPDASGDFATADIRSAVESPSSEVSERSLSTMPTRSPSSRDTTRELSASSMAGPTIDLPIEEGPIGLADLRSRSTGVVPSIEALSIASVDLTSGSRRRRDVGGPVVPVGSKIAAVESFSRRVMRTEGGQVPTPAGMVGPATEEAIERGLAYLASIQNKDGSWSLQGHGTEVVLKSDTAATGLCLLAFQGAGYTHLEHQYADTVSLGLKFLIDNQRTNGDLFRSEDPLSDQNVAFYSHGIASLAMCEAYGMTQDEELKEPAQGCLNFIAGTQNRSRGGWRYVPQVSSDTSVSGWMMMALKSGQLSGLEVSAKTYEGINRWLDLAQSPDREDRYRYNPYAPDTPSQRHGRLPTPTMTSVGMLMRMYAGWRRDTPAMQSAAEYLLEYPPQMGSAKSPQRDAYYWYYATQVMFHMGGDYWKRWNQSLNPVLLESQLNEGAEAGSWDPINPVPDRWSVHAGRLYVTTMNLLNLEVYYRHLPIYEETAE, from the coding sequence GTGACCACCGTAACCCAAGCATCGGACGCGCCGACCGAGCGAATGTGGCCACTGGATCTATCGATCGCAGCACTTGCGACTTTGGTGTTGTATTTGGTGCTCAGCCAGTTTTCGTTCGATGACCAGCGGTGGCAGTACAACGCTTGGACTTACGTGATCGCGGTGCCGTTGGTCGCGTTAGTGTTAGACTTGTTTGTACGTGGAATCGCATCCAACTATGTCCACAAGTCGATTCAGTTGGGGTTTCTGTTTAGCGTACTCGTTCACCTGATGCTGTTGACGCTGGCCGTCAACGTGATCATTTTTAGTCGCTATTTTCCAGATGCGTTTACCGGCGTGAAGCCGGAACGTTCGCCCGTGCGTCGGACGGTTCCGGAGTACTTGTTCAAGACATCTGAGACTCGGTCGACACAGCCCGATTGGTCCAAACCGACGGAAACAGAAACCGCGTCGCCGGTGATCCCGCAACAGCAGCGGCAATTGCCGCCGGTCGAGCACACGGCACCGCTGCTGGAGATGCCCAACTTAAAAGACCCCGTTCAGCGGCCGATTCAGAAACATTTGGTCGAGCGTGAGAAGCCCGCTGAATCGTTGCCCCAGCCAAGCGATTCGCCGGCAAAGCTCGCGCGTCGATCGATTACGGCGCCCGAGAACGTCGACGTTGCCGCTGCTTCGCCCGTCGTTCCGGATGTTCCGATGGCGGCAGAAGTCGATTCGGCAAGTGTGGACCGACCCGTCGACAATCCGACGCGCCGCTCGCCCACGAAGGTCACACGCCAAATTCCTTCGCCCGCGATGTTGCCAGACACGTCCAAGCCCAATTCCGTAAACGCGCCAGCACTCGCCGGCGCAAGACAGCGGAGCGAAGCGTTGCCTCGTGTCGGGGATTCCGGTGTCATGCGCCAGCGTCGCGATCGATCCGAAATGCGACGACCCACGCCCGCCGGATCGGCGCCGGCGCCGCCGACGGTCGCTGTTGCAAAGTTGGTGGATGCTGCGGATCGAATGATCTCGCCGGTCGAGTCACCGTTGTCGCGTCAAGGCGAAGCCGTCGGTGCTCAATTGACTCTCGGTGAAACGCCCTCGGTTGCGTCCACCAGTTCATCCGAAAACGATTTGGCGGGCCAACGTCGCACGGGAAACGACTTGGCTGTCGCGGCGGGGGGTCCCAACGTCACCGCCGGCAATGCGATGCGGGCTTCCGGGGCATCTCGACTGAGCGGTCCGGCGACCGGTTTTTCGCCGGCCGGCGTCCCCGACGCCAGCGGCGATTTCGCGACTGCAGATATTCGTTCGGCGGTCGAGTCGCCGTCGTCCGAAGTCAGCGAACGGAGCCTTTCGACCATGCCGACCCGTTCCCCGTCGTCGCGCGATACGACTCGAGAGCTATCGGCGTCGTCGATGGCAGGTCCGACGATCGATTTACCGATCGAAGAGGGGCCGATCGGACTAGCCGATTTACGCAGTCGAAGCACCGGCGTTGTTCCTTCGATCGAAGCCCTCTCGATCGCATCGGTTGATCTGACGTCGGGATCGCGCCGACGGCGCGACGTAGGCGGCCCCGTCGTCCCCGTCGGCAGCAAGATCGCCGCCGTCGAATCGTTCAGCCGACGCGTCATGCGAACCGAAGGCGGTCAGGTGCCAACGCCGGCGGGCATGGTCGGCCCGGCAACGGAAGAGGCGATCGAACGAGGCTTGGCGTACTTGGCCAGTATCCAAAACAAAGATGGCAGTTGGTCGCTGCAAGGTCACGGCACGGAAGTCGTTCTCAAAAGTGATACCGCGGCGACGGGTTTGTGTTTGCTCGCCTTTCAAGGCGCCGGTTACACCCACCTCGAACACCAGTACGCCGATACGGTTAGCCTTGGTTTGAAGTTCTTGATCGACAATCAACGCACCAATGGCGACTTGTTTCGCAGCGAAGATCCGCTCAGTGACCAGAACGTCGCGTTCTACTCGCACGGCATCGCTTCGCTTGCGATGTGTGAAGCCTATGGCATGACGCAAGATGAGGAATTGAAGGAGCCCGCACAGGGCTGTTTGAACTTCATCGCCGGAACTCAGAATCGTTCGCGCGGTGGTTGGCGTTATGTGCCGCAAGTCAGCAGCGATACCAGCGTGAGTGGATGGATGATGATGGCGCTCAAGAGTGGTCAACTGTCCGGCTTAGAAGTCTCGGCCAAAACGTATGAGGGTATCAATCGATGGTTGGATTTGGCACAGAGTCCCGATCGCGAAGACCGTTATCGATACAACCCCTACGCGCCTGATACGCCAAGCCAACGCCACGGACGCTTGCCAACACCGACCATGACGTCCGTGGGCATGTTGATGCGGATGTACGCCGGTTGGCGACGTGACACGCCGGCGATGCAATCGGCGGCCGAGTACTTGCTAGAGTACCCGCCCCAAATGGGCAGCGCAAAATCGCCCCAACGAGACGCATACTATTGGTACTACGCGACTCAAGTGATGTTCCACATGGGCGGCGACTACTGGAAACGTTGGAACCAATCGCTCAACCCGGTGTTGTTGGAAAGCCAACTGAACGAAGGTGCCGAAGCAGGCAGTTGGGATCCTATCAATCCGGTGCCGGATCGATGGAGCGTCCACGCGGGCCGCTTGTACGTCACGACAATGAACCTGCTAAACCTAGAAGTCTACTATCGTCACCTGCCGATCTACGAAGAAACGGCCGAGTAG
- a CDS encoding DUF6368 family protein, with protein MSGAIASVILRSPFTVAQTGLVSQLLHDRASDVTETRKGRHWDFTDGRSRATLTVFETHGRPDCHDDLLDAGLTTDDAPEIVVIAYPSKTDRDACGRLAVLVADLLDGLNRGVGDG; from the coding sequence ATGAGCGGCGCAATCGCCAGTGTGATCCTTCGTTCGCCGTTCACGGTTGCTCAAACCGGTTTGGTTTCGCAGCTGCTCCATGACCGCGCATCCGACGTCACCGAGACTCGCAAAGGTCGCCACTGGGACTTTACCGACGGCAGATCGCGCGCAACTCTGACCGTCTTCGAGACACATGGTCGCCCAGACTGCCATGACGATCTGCTGGACGCTGGTTTGACGACCGATGATGCTCCGGAAATCGTGGTGATCGCATACCCATCAAAAACTGATCGTGACGCATGCGGACGGCTTGCCGTTCTTGTTGCTGACCTGTTGGATGGCCTTAATCGCGGGGTCGGGGACGGCTAA
- a CDS encoding M50 family metallopeptidase encodes MKRFHQCIFVASLLALSWFAMMAVHEFGHVIGAMTTGGTVERVVLHPLTISRTDVSPNPNPSLVVWLGPILGCIIPVAIWRFIPHRYTSARNIAAFFAGFCLLANGAYIAIGSFDRVGDCGVMLQHGSPLWTLLAFGLLTIPLGFYLWHRLGSVKKFFGDPSLVDPVLAYTLLGALILMLVLEFTISPR; translated from the coding sequence ATGAAACGTTTTCACCAGTGCATTTTCGTCGCCTCTCTCTTGGCGCTGAGCTGGTTCGCAATGATGGCCGTCCACGAGTTCGGTCACGTCATCGGTGCAATGACCACCGGCGGAACCGTCGAACGTGTTGTGCTGCATCCACTGACGATCTCCCGTACCGACGTTTCCCCGAATCCCAACCCTTCGCTCGTCGTTTGGCTTGGCCCAATCCTCGGCTGCATCATCCCTGTTGCCATTTGGCGGTTCATTCCGCATCGCTACACCTCGGCTCGCAACATCGCGGCATTCTTCGCTGGTTTTTGCCTGCTCGCAAATGGAGCGTACATCGCGATCGGCTCCTTTGACCGCGTAGGTGACTGTGGCGTCATGCTTCAACACGGTTCGCCTCTCTGGACACTTCTCGCTTTCGGTTTGCTCACAATCCCACTCGGCTTCTACTTGTGGCATCGGCTCGGCTCCGTCAAAAAATTCTTCGGCGATCCATCATTGGTCGATCCGGTACTGGCCTACACGCTGCTTGGTGCTTTGATCCTGATGCTTGTACTCGAATTCACGATTTCACCGCGTTAG
- a CDS encoding tetratricopeptide repeat protein, producing MIWISIVLAGFTAAAQDKQKKSDGGIDEKAEAAMAAYADAANFQTGGAIDLAIQGWQAYLKQHPDHEMASRAAHYLGVCYMQAEKPNYPAASDAFARALKDKKYDLREESLANRGWCLYASAGERDKRDAKKLKESINVYETLRKEFPKSRFLDRAIFYCGEAAYGLGDAAKAIAYYNELMAMPDAKESPLRCDALYARGVAQEDLDQFEEAMASFQQLLSSCEKNDLVTDVHLRLGDLAILRGEHNKAVASFDRAVESTESSEDKSYAIFRQAFALVQAERPAEAASKYELLLSDYPDTEYAAAATLASAQSIYRSGDIDEAGKRFAKVLDQNNAVAATEATHWLSRIAIDRGKPEIAAEVARAQIKKGLEGEFAMDVRLDLAESLSMNPKTVAESLSLFEQAYRELPGDKLAPRALYNAAFSALQVNDPAKALALAGEFISKFPSDTLLPDVKFVAAEGQLLTGKTDEAAQTYRELIASTKPDNVQRPVWVLRAATTANASGKFDEAIKMLGAEIDSLPQTSQKAEAAMLIGQAHMMAKRPGKAAEAFATAAKADPRGPRAEEATLMVGQAKLADGDSGSAIATWAKMIQSSPNTRMADQARYKLAQAASSEEEFDRAVGWFDEILASDRDPGLLPYALYGKAFALLQSGDHTSALASVETLIDKYKSHPLRGDAMLTRGITLRNLKRYDDARTDLETFLAIPPRGTNLGHALYELALIDQAEKEPAKAAEKLNRLVAEVPGYPSMDKVLYELGWSLQEAGDDDAAVKHFTDLVTKYPDTSLVADASFFIGQQNYSTGNWDEASKRFEIAAKKSASPELGEKSLYRLGWSRFKSADYDRSEKAFAEQAKQYPEGRLSFDALMMVGESRFKQADYANALAGYEVARQRIVANDDTSKKIRDGAERQVRELTLLHGGQSAAQLKQWDVAIQWYDEMRKRFPSSDYLPQVFYETGFAYQQKQENDQSLKFFGEVADNYRNELAARARFMMGEIYFGDRKFDKAIPEFQRVMFGFGADKAPEGIKNWQAKSGFEAGRCSELLAQMTKTAAAKEKAAQIAAGFYNYVAEKHPDHELAAKSRERLEAQPK from the coding sequence TTGATTTGGATATCAATCGTCTTGGCGGGTTTTACCGCGGCGGCTCAGGACAAGCAAAAGAAGAGCGACGGCGGGATTGATGAAAAAGCCGAGGCCGCGATGGCCGCCTACGCAGACGCCGCCAACTTTCAGACCGGTGGCGCGATCGATTTGGCGATCCAAGGTTGGCAGGCGTATTTGAAACAGCACCCCGATCACGAGATGGCTTCGCGGGCGGCGCACTATTTGGGCGTTTGTTACATGCAGGCCGAAAAGCCTAATTACCCGGCTGCATCGGATGCGTTTGCCAGAGCGCTGAAGGACAAAAAGTATGACCTTCGCGAAGAGAGTCTCGCCAACCGAGGTTGGTGTTTGTACGCGTCGGCCGGCGAACGAGACAAACGCGATGCAAAGAAGTTGAAAGAATCGATCAACGTCTACGAAACGCTTCGCAAAGAATTTCCGAAATCACGGTTTCTGGATCGAGCCATTTTCTACTGTGGCGAAGCGGCTTACGGCTTGGGTGACGCGGCGAAGGCGATCGCATACTACAACGAACTGATGGCGATGCCCGATGCGAAGGAATCGCCGCTCCGGTGCGATGCCTTGTATGCTCGCGGTGTTGCGCAGGAGGATCTCGATCAGTTCGAAGAAGCGATGGCTTCGTTTCAGCAATTGCTTAGCAGTTGCGAAAAAAACGATCTGGTTACCGATGTTCATCTGCGTTTAGGTGACCTGGCGATATTGCGAGGCGAACACAATAAAGCGGTTGCGTCTTTTGACCGAGCGGTCGAGTCCACCGAGTCAAGTGAGGACAAGTCGTACGCCATCTTTCGACAAGCGTTTGCGTTAGTTCAAGCCGAGCGACCGGCCGAAGCGGCGTCCAAGTACGAATTGCTGTTGTCGGACTATCCGGATACCGAATACGCCGCAGCGGCCACGTTGGCATCCGCCCAAAGTATCTACCGCAGCGGCGACATCGATGAAGCCGGAAAGCGGTTCGCCAAGGTGCTTGATCAAAACAACGCCGTCGCTGCAACCGAAGCGACGCACTGGTTATCGCGGATCGCGATCGATCGTGGAAAGCCAGAAATAGCCGCCGAAGTCGCTCGTGCTCAAATCAAGAAGGGGCTCGAAGGCGAGTTCGCGATGGACGTGCGACTGGATTTGGCCGAATCGTTATCGATGAATCCGAAGACGGTTGCCGAATCGTTGTCGCTGTTCGAGCAAGCCTATCGAGAATTGCCCGGTGACAAGCTTGCGCCTCGCGCGCTTTACAACGCTGCGTTTTCGGCGCTTCAAGTCAATGATCCTGCCAAGGCGCTTGCACTCGCGGGCGAATTCATTAGCAAATTTCCGAGCGATACACTGTTGCCAGACGTCAAGTTTGTTGCCGCGGAAGGCCAGCTATTGACAGGCAAAACGGATGAAGCAGCCCAAACGTATCGTGAACTGATTGCGTCGACCAAGCCGGACAATGTCCAGCGTCCGGTGTGGGTTCTTCGCGCGGCGACGACCGCAAATGCATCGGGTAAGTTCGATGAAGCGATCAAAATGCTGGGTGCGGAAATAGACTCATTGCCCCAGACGTCACAGAAAGCAGAGGCCGCCATGTTGATCGGCCAAGCTCACATGATGGCGAAGCGTCCCGGTAAGGCTGCGGAAGCCTTCGCGACGGCGGCCAAAGCCGATCCCAGGGGGCCGCGTGCCGAAGAGGCGACGTTGATGGTCGGTCAGGCGAAATTGGCGGACGGTGATTCTGGATCGGCGATTGCGACTTGGGCCAAGATGATCCAGTCGTCGCCGAATACTCGGATGGCCGACCAGGCTCGATACAAGTTGGCACAGGCCGCAAGCAGCGAGGAAGAGTTCGACCGAGCGGTCGGCTGGTTTGATGAGATTTTGGCATCGGACCGTGACCCGGGATTGTTGCCGTATGCGCTGTACGGAAAAGCATTCGCGCTGCTTCAGTCCGGGGACCACACATCCGCCTTGGCGTCCGTCGAAACTTTGATCGACAAGTACAAAAGTCATCCGCTTCGAGGCGACGCGATGCTGACACGCGGGATCACGCTACGCAACTTGAAGCGGTACGACGACGCGCGAACCGATTTGGAAACGTTTCTCGCCATCCCGCCTCGCGGTACGAATTTGGGGCACGCGCTTTATGAGTTGGCGCTAATCGATCAAGCCGAAAAAGAGCCCGCGAAGGCGGCTGAAAAACTGAATCGGTTAGTTGCTGAAGTGCCCGGTTACCCGTCGATGGACAAAGTGTTGTACGAACTCGGTTGGTCGCTTCAAGAAGCGGGTGACGATGACGCGGCCGTCAAGCACTTCACGGACCTTGTGACGAAGTATCCCGATACGTCATTGGTGGCCGATGCTTCATTTTTCATCGGCCAACAAAATTACTCAACCGGAAACTGGGACGAAGCTTCCAAGCGGTTCGAGATCGCGGCGAAGAAATCGGCATCGCCGGAACTGGGCGAGAAGTCGCTCTATCGATTGGGGTGGTCGCGATTCAAATCGGCCGACTACGATCGATCCGAAAAGGCGTTCGCCGAGCAAGCCAAACAGTATCCCGAGGGTCGGCTAAGTTTCGATGCTCTGATGATGGTCGGCGAATCGCGATTCAAACAGGCTGACTACGCAAACGCACTTGCCGGTTACGAAGTTGCCCGCCAACGCATCGTCGCGAATGATGACACCTCCAAGAAAATTCGAGACGGCGCCGAACGTCAGGTTCGTGAGCTGACGTTGCTGCACGGAGGCCAGAGCGCGGCGCAGTTGAAGCAATGGGACGTCGCAATTCAGTGGTACGACGAAATGCGAAAACGGTTTCCGTCGTCTGACTATCTGCCGCAAGTGTTTTACGAAACCGGATTTGCTTATCAACAAAAACAAGAGAACGACCAATCGCTGAAGTTCTTTGGCGAGGTGGCGGACAACTATCGAAACGAACTGGCCGCGAGGGCTCGTTTCATGATGGGTGAAATCTATTTTGGCGACCGAAAGTTCGACAAAGCAATTCCCGAGTTCCAACGCGTGATGTTCGGTTTCGGCGCCGACAAGGCACCCGAGGGGATCAAAAATTGGCAAGCCAAGAGCGGTTTCGAAGCAGGGCGATGTAGCGAGTTACTCGCCCAGATGACAAAAACGGCTGCGGCCAAAGAAAAAGCGGCTCAGATTGCAGCTGGCTTCTATAATTACGTCGCCGAAAAACATCCTGACCATGAACTCGCTGCCAAGTCACGAGAGCGTCTAGAGGCCCAACCAAAGTGA
- a CDS encoding MotA/TolQ/ExbB proton channel family protein: MICFKTATTTIATTVIMKNRIGFRFAIVALVFLGSLAMSGQNDVFGQGGDGGFGQIDAAEIESIMTDQPVAAATEDATPSGIDLLTLISRGGAFMIPIGIMSFLVVALAVERFVSLRRRRIIPPRLKVRLETMLDPMDQFDPSLAHQSCLDFPSPAARVVHAMLQRTGQPLADIERAATEAIEREADQHASPIRWLTLAAAATPLMGLLGTVWGMIVAFHESTTLTADRSRSEQLSEGIYTALVTTLAGLVVAIPAAMLALYLENRLIKLFHRVEQLAFNVAPGIARFAGRRQMLSDGTMAKMDAPFGQGNPPPPPPPPRTSGKARDEAKMG; this comes from the coding sequence GTGATCTGTTTCAAGACCGCGACCACGACCATCGCGACGACTGTGATCATGAAGAATCGGATCGGATTCCGCTTCGCGATCGTTGCACTTGTTTTCCTTGGTTCCTTAGCGATGTCGGGCCAGAACGATGTGTTCGGTCAAGGGGGCGACGGTGGCTTTGGCCAGATCGACGCAGCCGAGATTGAGTCGATCATGACGGATCAGCCGGTTGCCGCCGCGACTGAGGATGCGACGCCGTCGGGCATCGATCTGTTGACGCTGATTTCGCGTGGCGGTGCGTTCATGATCCCGATCGGCATCATGAGCTTCTTGGTCGTTGCTCTTGCGGTCGAACGGTTTGTCAGTTTGCGCCGCCGACGCATCATCCCGCCGCGGTTGAAGGTCCGCTTGGAAACCATGTTGGATCCGATGGACCAATTCGATCCAAGCTTGGCGCATCAATCATGTTTGGACTTTCCGTCACCCGCCGCCCGCGTCGTTCACGCGATGTTGCAGCGGACCGGTCAGCCGCTCGCAGATATCGAGCGAGCCGCAACCGAAGCGATCGAGCGTGAAGCGGACCAACACGCGTCCCCCATCCGTTGGTTGACGCTCGCGGCCGCCGCGACGCCGTTGATGGGTTTGCTAGGAACGGTTTGGGGCATGATCGTAGCGTTCCACGAATCGACCACGTTGACTGCCGATCGTAGTCGCAGCGAGCAATTGTCCGAAGGCATCTACACGGCATTGGTAACGACGTTGGCCGGGTTGGTTGTTGCGATTCCCGCGGCGATGTTGGCCTTGTATTTGGAGAATCGCTTGATCAAGTTGTTTCACCGTGTCGAACAATTGGCGTTCAACGTTGCACCCGGCATCGCTCGGTTCGCCGGACGTCGCCAGATGTTGTCCGACGGAACGATGGCCAAAATGGACGCGCCATTTGGTCAAGGTAATCCACCGCCACCACCTCCGCCGCCCCGAACATCCGGCAAGGCACGCGACGAAGCGAAGATGGGGTAA